The following nucleotide sequence is from Osmia lignaria lignaria isolate PbOS001 chromosome 16, iyOsmLign1, whole genome shotgun sequence.
ATGCTGacgatgatgatggtgatgatgatgtTGCTGTTGCTGGTGTTGTCGTTGCTGCTGCTCGTGCGATTCCTTCGGCGTTACGTCTTCGTGCCAAGTTCGTCTTTTGGTGATCCTCGAAGATCGTTTCTCGCTACGACGCTGACGGCGGAAGGACGCGTTAGCCAAATGGAACGGGCCGAATCCAAGGATCATGTATCGTCCGGGATTAGGACACTTTCTCTGATGCAACGAGGAGCCTGCGCGATGAACATTGATCCACGATCGTTAAGGTTATTGCTATCGATCGTTAACGGGGTCGAATCGCGTCACTTACTTATTAACGTGGTGTACGGCATCGTGGATGTATCCACGAGGGAACAGGCATCGTCTGGCATTATGGCCTTTTGGTCTACGAACAATAAAAGAGAAACGAGGGAAACGATTGCCAAGACGGAACATGGAAAACTCGAACGGGAAAAATATCCAACACTCACCCGATTGCTGTAGTTCTATAACGTGATGATCCCTTTTATGGAATATCATGCAAACGTAGCCGATGTCGCTGCAACGATCGATCGCTATTAACCTGTTTCTCTATTTGAAAACATCGTCGCTTATTATATCAAATACTTACCAACCACTGGTCACGTGAGCGATCAATTTTACTTTGTACACCTGCGCGTTTTCCGTCGGATGCAATTTTTCCAGATTATGGCAGACGATCTTCTCCTCGTGAAACGTGTCCTCTTCGGTATTTTGTACTCTGACTTTCAGCGTGGCATTCTTGTTGGTGAAATGATAAACTTTAGTGCCGTCTAGAGAATGCCAATCGTGATGTTCGGTGATCCAAGAAGGATATTTGCATCTGTTGTGCTCTTTGTCGACTGGGGATGCAACGAGAGAAAAACTTAAGATTCCGctgagattaattaaaaaacgatCGAGAAATAAACAACCCTCCTCTACCTTTCGTCAACTTGATCGTAGGCGATCCCTCGGAAACTGTAGTTAGGCCGTTGCAAGTCGGTTCACCGGACTGAGCGAGCAAATACACCACCTTCCCTTGATGATGCGTTTTCTCCTCGTATAGGAAACATCTGTTTGAATTGTAAAATCAAGAGATCGCAACGACAACGATAAACGAGCACATCCCTTCAAAGTAAATACCTGTAAGTTTTCTCGGCACCGGACACGCTTCTTCCTTTCAACGTTCCAACGAGATATTTGTTACGACCGTCGTTCCACACGGCTAGACACTGTAACTCTTCCGCTGAAAATAAACGGGGAAATGTTTTATTCGCCAGACATTCGGTTGGTGGTAAGTAAAGCGCGTTAGCTGGCATCCGATAAAACTCGGCTAGAAGTCGCGAGATATCCGAGACTCACTGTTACTCTCGCTTCGCTCGATATCCGGACATGCTTGATACTTGAGAAGCAATTTGCTTTCATCGGTACATTTCTCGCCGAGGCTGATGGGCATCGAACACTCGCCGTATCCTTTGTCGTAAGTGAAGGTAAAGGATTGACCGGTGAATGGGCACGGTATCGGTTTCGAATTCTCGCGGAACATCGAGTAAAGAGTATCGTCCGACTTGATGTTCACGCACATCTCCTCCAGATTCGTGTAATCCTGCTGGCACCAGCCT
It contains:
- the LOC117600773 gene encoding uncharacterized protein LOC117600773 isoform X4 is translated as MLGLASVSRQIQSVCHPSTMLILLILSLGDIPSINGSCEFPTTWTGEWYQYGKPGSITVNATVLGEKTCVERSGQSYIVYSEKCYHCIIVNDRHENVIQFREGWCQQDYTNLEEMCVNIKSDDTLYSMFRENSKPIPCPFTGQSFTFTYDKGYGECSMPISLGEKCTDESKLLLKYQACPDIERSESNTEELQCLAVWNDGRNKYLVGTLKGRSVSGAEKTYRCFLYEEKTHHQGKVVYLLAQSGEPTCNGLTTVSEGSPTIKLTKVDKEHNRCKYPSWITEHHDWHSLDGTKVYHFTNKNATLKVRVQNTEEDTFHEEKIVCHNLEKLHPTENAQVYKVKLIAHVTSGCDIGYVCMIFHKRDHHVIELQQSDQKAIMPDDACSLVDTSTMPYTTLISSSLHQRKCPNPGRYMILGFGPFHLANASFRRQRRSEKRSSRITKRRTWHEDVTPKESHEQQQRQHQQQQHHHHHHHRQHGEQPQQQLQHGEQCRSSSVRIGCASSDQNEIVVGKTCDNEETAYYCHGSWEEKGTWYTIVSLKTDQTLPGPGKTFCLSMRLDGDEGKSSTTGKTGRTKLSEQELWLARFDHVCRTERVEDGRSYTLVNQGVCEDVTKAASSLASLFSLSRILFLGTMGNCAAAYMLLLR
- the LOC117600773 gene encoding uncharacterized protein LOC117600773 isoform X1; this encodes MHILAGRSVRSYVSRLFESQLLLPSPSIEMNAFTCFSDRRWIAARISDRGQAIRSNRWMLGLASVSRQIQSVCHPSTMLILLILSLGDIPSINGSCEFPTTWTGEWYQYGKPGSITVNATVLGEKTCVERSGQSYIVYSEKCYHCIIVNDRHENVIQFREGWCQQDYTNLEEMCVNIKSDDTLYSMFRENSKPIPCPFTGQSFTFTYDKGYGECSMPISLGEKCTDESKLLLKYQACPDIERSESNTEELQCLAVWNDGRNKYLVGTLKGRSVSGAEKTYRCFLYEEKTHHQGKVVYLLAQSGEPTCNGLTTVSEGSPTIKLTKVDKEHNRCKYPSWITEHHDWHSLDGTKVYHFTNKNATLKVRVQNTEEDTFHEEKIVCHNLEKLHPTENAQVYKVKLIAHVTSGCDIGYVCMIFHKRDHHVIELQQSDQKAIMPDDACSLVDTSTMPYTTLISSSLHQRKCPNPGRYMILGFGPFHLANASFRRQRRSEKRSSRITKRRTWHEDVTPKESHEQQQRQHQQQQHHHHHHHRQHGEQPQQQLQHGEQCRSSSVRIGCASSDQNEIVVGKTCDNEETAYYCHGSWEEKGTWYTIVSLKTDQTLPGPGKTFCLSMRLDGDEGKSSTTGKTGRTKLSEQELWLARFDHVCRTERVEDGRSYTLVNQGVCEDVTKAASSLASLFSLSRILFLGTMGNCAAAYMLLLR
- the LOC117600773 gene encoding uncharacterized protein LOC117600773 isoform X2 — its product is MGNDAQWMLGLASVSRQIQSVCHPSTMLILLILSLGDIPSINGSCEFPTTWTGEWYQYGKPGSITVNATVLGEKTCVERSGQSYIVYSEKCYHCIIVNDRHENVIQFREGWCQQDYTNLEEMCVNIKSDDTLYSMFRENSKPIPCPFTGQSFTFTYDKGYGECSMPISLGEKCTDESKLLLKYQACPDIERSESNTEELQCLAVWNDGRNKYLVGTLKGRSVSGAEKTYRCFLYEEKTHHQGKVVYLLAQSGEPTCNGLTTVSEGSPTIKLTKVDKEHNRCKYPSWITEHHDWHSLDGTKVYHFTNKNATLKVRVQNTEEDTFHEEKIVCHNLEKLHPTENAQVYKVKLIAHVTSGCDIGYVCMIFHKRDHHVIELQQSDQKAIMPDDACSLVDTSTMPYTTLISSSLHQRKCPNPGRYMILGFGPFHLANASFRRQRRSEKRSSRITKRRTWHEDVTPKESHEQQQRQHQQQQHHHHHHHRQHGEQPQQQLQHGEQCRSSSVRIGCASSDQNEIVVGKTCDNEETAYYCHGSWEEKGTWYTIVSLKTDQTLPGPGKTFCLSMRLDGDEGKSSTTGKTGRTKLSEQELWLARFDHVCRTERVEDGRSYTLVNQGVCEDVTKAASSLASLFSLSRILFLGTMGNCAAAYMLLLR
- the LOC117600773 gene encoding uncharacterized protein LOC117600773 isoform X3, yielding MPNAKRMLGLASVSRQIQSVCHPSTMLILLILSLGDIPSINGSCEFPTTWTGEWYQYGKPGSITVNATVLGEKTCVERSGQSYIVYSEKCYHCIIVNDRHENVIQFREGWCQQDYTNLEEMCVNIKSDDTLYSMFRENSKPIPCPFTGQSFTFTYDKGYGECSMPISLGEKCTDESKLLLKYQACPDIERSESNTEELQCLAVWNDGRNKYLVGTLKGRSVSGAEKTYRCFLYEEKTHHQGKVVYLLAQSGEPTCNGLTTVSEGSPTIKLTKVDKEHNRCKYPSWITEHHDWHSLDGTKVYHFTNKNATLKVRVQNTEEDTFHEEKIVCHNLEKLHPTENAQVYKVKLIAHVTSGCDIGYVCMIFHKRDHHVIELQQSDQKAIMPDDACSLVDTSTMPYTTLISSSLHQRKCPNPGRYMILGFGPFHLANASFRRQRRSEKRSSRITKRRTWHEDVTPKESHEQQQRQHQQQQHHHHHHHRQHGEQPQQQLQHGEQCRSSSVRIGCASSDQNEIVVGKTCDNEETAYYCHGSWEEKGTWYTIVSLKTDQTLPGPGKTFCLSMRLDGDEGKSSTTGKTGRTKLSEQELWLARFDHVCRTERVEDGRSYTLVNQGVCEDVTKAASSLASLFSLSRILFLGTMGNCAAAYMLLLR